Below is a window of Drosophila nasuta strain 15112-1781.00 chromosome X, ASM2355853v1, whole genome shotgun sequence DNA.
ATGAGATCATTGCGCAAAATGCCGCCACGTTCCCGCTCCTCGATCACCAGCTGAATGACGCGACGCAAAAATTCGGAATGCGGCTCCGTGAACAGCTTGGAGCGAAATAACGGCACCAGTTTCGGCAAAAAGAATATCACAAAAAAATCGATTATTCGCCGCACATTCGGCTTAAAGATGTCCTGACAATGTGAACCGATTTCTGATTGTGTATTCCGTAAACTGTATGATCGTAATCCAAATGCAATGCTTGCAATCATATCCGTGTTATACAGATCGCAAACATCCTTAATGCTCACGATCACACCGCGAGCGGCATCGCCACGTCGCAGATCTCGTGTCAAACGCTTCAGATACCATTCCAGATCGCAGCCAATCTACAAGTAATCAAATATGGGTATTACGATCAATATATTGTgatcacactctctctctttaaatttctatggaaatgcaaaaataatatgaaaatattgattGAAGGCGGTGAGAGATGCAATCATCGATTGGCCAAAGTTTATTCAAGTTTTTGCTGACATCATCGCATTGATCGTACGTTAAATTCACTTTACCTTAACTTCAAATATCAAAGGTGTCTTGCCTCGAGAATCGACAGCTTATCTACGCACTAAGATACGGCTGTGTAGTGGTTACACGTGAAAATAACTAGCTAACTTTTTCGTTTTAGGTAGCATTATTTGCATATGGAAATTgggaatggaatgaaatatGCTTTTAATTTCACATCAAAGATAAGATAAGATTGTTTTAATATGAAGTTTAAttgcttcttttttgtgtgcaattatttatggcaaattaaaataattaaataattgcgTTATAAATCTCACTAAATTGAATGGAacaaacattaatttatattattattaaattttgaaaaccgTAAATCACGTTTAAcctttgttttcattttgtatattacaaatttgaaattttgtaatactTATTATAGAATTtgaataagaaatttaaaaataaaaattgaaaataaaagttatctttcaaatatttaaataaaaataatataattataatttttatttattttttaaataatttgttttttgtttatcttcaatttttatatttcaaattttgtaatcaatactaaaaaaaattacttaatttttcAATGTCTAAACTCTTATTTATGAGAgttatttttccattttatcaaaataatcaaaaacaatttattttttttattgtttttgaataaaaaacaactttttactgtattatttttactttcacTATCGTACTCGTTTAAACTCTGACTAGATctgattacaaaaatatatatatatttgaataagcTATGCaaaaaatgtcatttaaaatgaaataggagctttaatttatatatatttcaattttgtctAATTTGCTAATTGCGATAATTTGCTTGTCATTTTAAGGttgtgaataaaaaaaataacgcctcaaaaatttaaatagaatacTAAAAAGaactacatttaaattgctACCAAGCgcttataataaatttgtggGCTTTAAAGCCACGCACAAATAAGCTGTGACCCACTGTTCAGCGTGCACACTCGATCGTATATCGTAAGCGTCTACCGTAACTCAGTTGAGAGGGGACAGAATGTGAAGACATGTGCAAATAATTCCTTATATGGGGCGTTGTCACAGTCAGAAGACTGACTCAAAAGAGTTGTGAAGTTGTTGCTCGTGTGATTGATTCAACTTACCTCTTCCATGAGGGAGAACATTTGCTTGATCTTGGCCCCGGTAAAGACCGGCGATAGACGTGTGCGAATCTCACGCCATTCCGGCTGGCGGGCAAAGAATAAATTCAGCGAGCCCATCTTATCGTGACGCATATCGCATTTGGCAAAGCGATTCGAGAAGCTGACGAAATCCTCAACGAGTACGGTGCGAACCAGCTGGAGATCGCGTATGAGCAGAGCCGGCTGATGGAAGAGATAGATGCCGACAACGGGTTCGTTGCGGAAGCGATCATCGAAATAGAAGCGACGCAGTTGCAGTGCAAACGATTCCTCCAGCTTGAGCACCTTCTTCAGGTTGCCCAAAATGTGTGTGGGCTGCACGAACTTGACGCGACGTCGCTGCCAATAGACGTAGGTGCGACGCGACCAGATGAACACAGCGGTCAGTATGGTGACAATGGCCAGCAGTATGTTTGTTGAGTACACCATGGTGAGTGAGCGAGACAGCTTGACAACAgaccaacgacgacgacggccgCAGAACACttacagtcagtcagtcagacgCACAGTGTGGCCAGACCACAGAGAGACGGAGAcgaagagcgagagagagcgatggCGATGGATGTGGAGCCTCGTCGTCGGTGAGCTTTTcagctgtttgttttgttgttgcgcttcGTTGCAACGCGTTTGCAATGCGGCGGCCACAGCGCGTGTTCCGTCGTGGCACGCTTCGTGTGCGCCCAaaatacacaataaaaaaaatataaaacaaattatacaaataaatacttaacaaATTATATCACAATCAagttctgttttctttttcgtttttttttttgtggtctGCGCGGCGGCCACGACGGCAACgacgataataataaaaacaatgcgaCGACAACGTCAACAACAAGAACGGCAAGAAGCagatgatgaagaagaagcagtagcagcagcaacagcggcaacagaagagtatcaaacacacacacacacatgcacgtATAGAGAggcactcactcacacatacgCAGACTCGCACTCGCGCATTTGCAAAAAGAAtcgagaaacaaaaaaaaaataaggaacgaaaaacaacaaaaaacgcgCTAGCAAGCTCTACAAGCCGACGCAATGAACTGACGTGACGTCGACGCCGCCACGGGCcccaaacaacacacaacacagaaagcgaaaaatacaaaaaacaacaacactaactTAAACGTTGGCGTCGACGTCGAAGTCGCCGCAGCTTGCGATTATCAACAAAAGCAGAATACAAAGCAAAGCTAACGATTGACAGGCCACAACAACCGCAACTGGCGTCGCAAACGCCCCCGTCATCATGATTAACCGCAAAGTATTCACGCTTTTGTACGGCAAGGTGCCATGGGGGGGCTCTCGGGCAACGACGCTGACgccgacgtcgctgtcgccagCACTGAGATCTACTTACGCTCTCAAAACGCAGTCATGTCAAAGCAACGCAACACAAGAGTAAAATCAGAAttgagagaaagagcgagcgCACAGGCAAGCAAAAGCTTTTTGCTAAACTCAGCACATGTGCGCAAGCACACTGGGTACAACACGATTAAGTCATGCTTGACCATCAAATAAGTAGTGCAAAGCAAAAACTAGCACACTACATTTGGTGCACAGTTTATTGCATATGCGCATTATATTattggaaaaaaattattttgtaattcatGATTTTCATAGTGCTTGCCCCACGGTCAGAGGTAGTCTCAGCATAAGTGCCGACcacaaataaaagtgaatattAAAAGCGAAACAGCGATAGCGACTCCACGTGACAAAGCTGTTGACGAAAACAAACTACGCTCGCAAGCACAAAGAGTGAGTAATGaacagaaagaaagagaatgaAGTATGTAGGTGTCGCAATCAGTGTTGCTGATGCCGCTTTTTTCCCGTCAAATCTAGCGTGTTTTATGATCGATGTGCGAAATGTTTGTAAACCGCAGAAAGCCGGATACAAGATTTTTCCAAACATAGTTTTTCATTGAGTATTTTCATAAGAGGTGTCGATTTTCGTATTGTCACCTGTGAAATGATCAATTCGAAAAAATCGTGTAAACCgcaaaaacataattttgattgttgttgcaatgATATAAGACCGATTTAGTTCATATTGTGTTGTATATGCTTTAACTTACTTCTTTTAACGTTTTTGTTATaagatatttttttatatcacCTTTCCGTTAAAAACAGCTTTTTTTCTTCGCAACACTGGTCGCAATATCAAAACTTTCAACTGTGCACAAAGACAAAGAGATTGAatgagcgaaagagagagagagagagagagtgcgagatGGAGAGCGATAGCGAGCCAGTGTGCGAGAGCCACGTCtggttttaaaaataaactcatGTTCGCTGTGGGTCGCCTGATGTTCTTATTACTTGCGTTCGCGTTTGCGTTCgcgttttgttttcgtttctaCTTTAGCAAATTCCTCTTTAATAATCAACCTTAACCAGGGCGGCGAGCAACTCTAAGCGAGCACAACTTTGCTGACCAGGGCTACGCACTCGTCTGTCCCATGCAACGTTGAAAGCCCGCGcttcaattcaaattaaattctttatttattcttttttttttggttgtgtgTGACGTTCAACACAAAGCTGTTGAAGCTCAAGCCAATTGAACAAATAGCTTATCAATTGTTGAATAAATTGCTGCAGAGACGAAGCAGACGCTTTGTTGAGAGCAGGAAAAAGGAAACTCCATTTACAACAATTGACAGAAATTTGCACTTGTGTGTAAAACTTTCAcgttcagctgttgttgcctctttTTAGGTCCAATGCTCTACAACTGTACACAGTACATTGGTTATGTTATCTCTCAGGGTTGTCATTGATAAGTACTATAAAAATTACCATATCTAATACCAACAATATCGGCGTTAACTAATCAATATCGGTTTTGTGTGTAGTATAGCCAATTGCAGCCAATAATTGTCACAGGGCCACCAATAAAAAAGGGTGTGCCAAATTCGTTACACATGAACAAGAAAAAGAgtgagaaaaaagaaataaaccgTTTTGTTTCTTAGGTAGAGGCAACATCCGAGGCAAGTTAGTGAGTGTTACAAATGTGCAACATTTCCGATTGCTTCAGTTTGGGATACCAAAATCTGTTGGCCACAGTGATGGACTGGCTGAGGACTGAGGGTGTGGAGGTGTGCTTTGGTTTGggttttggtttggtttggcttggcttggttTGGTCAAAGGGGTGGTGGAGGAAGGGGTTGGTAGCGATGGCATTCGCCTTGCTTTGATTAAATTTCATGCACGACCGCATAGCAAGGCAAGGAAAGGCAAGGGTTGCAAACGCGACTACAGTGTGGGAAGCTTGCTCTGCGAATCGCAATCGGGTATCGGGAATCGGTATTGAatattgaaatggaaatgggatATATAACCTTAAAGAATGTAGTAAGCTAGGAAAAATCACTGGATTTATGCTTCAGACTGTCTATTTTTACTTGCTAATGTTATAGGAAAAGTGAACTACTCCGGCATCAGCTACCAGGTGGCTGTTTCGTCACCAGTCACCTGCTGAAGTAAACACTCACCAGCGAAAAGGCGACTAAGAAAAATCACTGGATTTGTGTCTTACTTGCGAATGTAATAGGAAAAGGGAACTACTCCGGCATCAGCTACCAGGTTGCGAATGTTATAGGAAAAGGGAACTACTCCGGCATCAGCTACCAGGTGGCTGGTTCGTCACCAGTCACCTGCAGTATTACTGCAGCACTTTTCAGCGAGGGCAGAGTCCCCACACCTACTGAAGGGTGTGTATTTACCCACACACATGCGCCTAAGCTTGAGCTGCAGTTCGATGATTTGCATTTATCTTCGTTCGCGCAAAGTGTTTGCCATTCAGCTCAAGAGCACGCCgacctctctgtctctctctctctctttccacCTTTGAAAGCGCTTCGCATTGCGTCACGCGTTGCGTGTAGAGAGCGCAGTGTAGCCGGTGATGTGTCAATAATCGGCGTTGCTTATGCACACAACGGCTTTACAAACACACGCGCACTTGtcgtgatgatgatgatgatgacgatgatgatgatgagaatgagaatgaggtGGGTGTAACAAAACCCCCCGCTTTCGTCTGTAGTTTGGTCGGTGCACAAATCAAAGCCGTcttaataaacaaacaacgtGCGCTTTTCATGCTCTCGATCCCATTCTCTATCCAGCTGTAACATCCAAACCTCTTAATTTCACCCCACCAGCGACTTGAACCCACAGGATTTTGTCACGTTGAACGTTGGTGGCATTTAGTTTTAGCTGTGACTTTGTTTTGATTCCATTTATGCTGTTGACACTAGaaatcttttaattattgtCACGCATTGTACGCGAGATTCCGATTCCGAATCCGATTCCATCCACCCAAACCACAGTCACAGCCCCCAATTTAACGCACGCATCCcaaaacaaataccaaatacaactGTTAAATTGCTCCCACACGCTCAGTTTGCTTCGtagttttttgtgtgtgtgtgtgtgtgtgtgtgtgtgtgttgttgacATTTTGGTTTTGCGCTCTGCCCGCTTGTGGGAGTTGCGTCAGGTGGCAACACACTTAAGCGCTCTAACGCCTCCAAAGTGCTTTTTCAGTTTTCTCCATAATGGTGATAGCGCTTATGGCGTTGCATCTACTCGGGGGGtagtaaatacatacatagttacATTAATTTGTGGGCTTTTTGGATCAGCGTGCATTAGCAGCTAACGATTGTTCACAATACAAATAAGAATAAGAAGGCGTAATACAAAATGATTAAGTGTGACCAGACTAGTGCTATAAATTCTTAGAatcctttaaaaatatacatataacaaaattgttgtctcaaatttaaattcaaaacaattaaGTGTGAGTATATTGctataaattcattaaatctgttaaaaatatataatcaaATTGTAGTCTCaagttaaaattcaaaacaattaaGTGTGACCAGAGTATAGTGATCTAaatttatagatatataaattgtagtctcaaattaaaaaacaaaacaattaagtGTGATCAGAGTTAGTGctataaattcataaaatcctttaatataaatataaatataaatatttattttggtttataAAATTGATGGAATTCTtaatattagtttatttttaatctaaattAATGTTGAATGACTTTAGCTTTACTACTAATGATTCAAGAGAAGGGTgtatgttttatgtttattataaaattattatgattaaaaaCTTGTTATAACCTCAATGACAATAATATATGTCTcagaattaaatttaatacaactAATTTCTTTTGCAACTCTTTAAATAGATGTATACATAAAGAAGgcataaaacacaaacaaacttaaacaatttaattttctaatcaaaataaatgttgaatacGTTTTACTTTAATTCCTTACAATAATAAGTAAAGAGAAGATCTAattattaatgtttattataaaattgtcaTTATTAAAAACTTCATATAATctcaaaaacaataatactaTACATCAATTTCGCAGGATTGAATGTTGTATTTCCCATATCTTTAAATAACTATGTAAATAAGGCGCATCTCTTGATGTTTGTGAGACACTTAAAGCATTTCTGTAAATATATGATTTGaagaaaaaattaatgttCTGTTCCTTGGCTGTTGAGAAACAAACGGATTAGTTGTTGATGCTCTCATTTGTTTGTAATATTCTCACAATAACAATGACGACTTACACATGTGCTTATCATATTTAACTACCGCTCGTTTGCCTTTGatattacaataatttgtgttgtgttgtgttctaAATACCTGTGCAACTCGTCGGACTTTGCATTGTTGCACATATGAAGGTCCAGTTTAGTAATCTCAGTAAAATTCATTACGACAACAATGGAACACACATgatgagagtgtgtgtgtgtgtgtgtatgtttgctATGATTTAGATTGAGATCGAGCAGAAGATTGAGATTTCGGGTCGTTGGATATGTTGAGATAAAGTGCGCAAAATAGATACGTAATTTGACGTTAATGTTACGCTAATAATAATCTGTCAGCTCGCATTAGCCATGGCCCAAgcaaaggcaaacacacacacatgggcAAAAAATTTGCTACCTAACTACCCTAAAAACTCATCCAGGCAGCTGATCTCGTGTGCATCGATTGCAATCAAAATGCGAATGCATTTCATAATGTGCTTAGGATCAATGTTTGAGGCGACGTAACGACCTTACGACGATGTTTTACTTCTGTTACTTCTTGGGTTGATCTTGGTCCGGTACCGCTCAGGAGTTCGGGTCTGCTTTTTTGTGAGGTATAGTGTCTTGGGTCCGGTGTATTTCTATTGTTGTGCTTGCCATTTTGACGGGTTTCGATTACGTTTTCTTCCTCCGTCTCCGTCCTCCTTGCTACTGTGTGCATACATATCATAGATGTGTGTTTATTATTGGAGATGCTCTGTCATGTGTGTAATCCACTCTGCTCGTTGCTCAAAGTTAAATGATGCGCGCCTAAGTTgagcaattttccaaaaaagGAACAAGGAACGAGAAAAACGGAACGGAGGTCGGAGAAGACCAAAGAGACCGAGTCCAAGCCAGTTACTGATACCAATTAcactgttttccttttttttttatttctatacgATACGCCTTGACGGCTGATAAAAGCAAATTGTATATGAGAGCAGTCCAgtcgaaaattgaaaatcgtaaaaaataagaaatggatggaaaatgcattgcaattaCAGATGTAACTCGACTCCCAAATGGGACTTTCGCGCCGGCAAATTGCCCGAAATTTGTGCTCCCAAAGGGGAAGCTGCAGGCAAATGACATTTGGTCCTTGACTGCAGGGTGCGAAGTGTCAACTACCAACTACCAAGTGTGGGACTACCAGGCTACCGCCAGGTTTGGTCATAAAGTCAAAGCCCAACAAATGCAAAGTCAAAACGCAGCGAAAGTGTTTTCCACACACAGCCTTAAATGGAACTTCAAAATGTTCGCTCTTCTGAGAAACaccacaaacaaataacaaaaatagaaaaaaaaaatcagaaacGCTAAAGAACTGCAAATGAAACTATAACGAACTAACTAGCAAAAAGGATTCTGCTCTGAAAACCTAGAAATCTAAATCGTTTCAGTTCAAGGAACAGttgagcaaaaaaataaaaagacacAACAAACGACGTGCGAgactaaaaaattaaaaaactgaaAGGATTGACATTGAGGGCATAAAATGCATTTCCGAGTATTAACGGGTaaagagtgagcgagagagcgagagagagagaggttcGCCTTAACCCGTTACTGCCgcacaattgcaaattgttttgctgGACGCGAATGCGACCGCTTGAAGGggttaaaaaatgaaaatgtgcccttttttttgtaagcGCTCGTAAAACAATAAAGCCATAAACCTCGGAGCgacataaattaaaagatgTGGAACACTCAGTGCGAAGGACATCATGTGCTGCCAGGACGAAGGGTTAAAAAGTGCACGAATTACATTTTTCTATGCTCTtcctgtgtttttttttttgttggtattccaattcttttctattttttggcagttcgttgtttttttttgtaattgttttagGTTTTACAACTCGGTCAACGAATGGGTTAAGCAATACTAATTTCGGGAGAATACTTCGCGGAATTGAAACCATCTACGCGGAAATTGTAAAAAGTGGAACATTGAACATTGAAgatttcagttcagttcacttttagtttttttatttaatttttatttcttcagTTTTGACTGCTGCGGCGGAAAAATCAACTTGCGCGTCTGCTTAACATAAAGGCGCAATTAACATTAACCCCTTTGTGCccctgactctgactctgactcgaCATGCCGAAAAGGCAACCGCCGCAAAAGCCGATGATGCCGCCTTTGAGTTTGGCCAATAAAACTGTCGCATAAGTtaccaaccaaaaaaaaaaaattccgtTGCGCCTCCaaacaatagaaaatatacattttaattagctCCGAACTCTCCGATCAAAATTGAAGTCTCAACCTGCTGTCGCcttcatattttcatttcatattttttcccCCCCcatttttctcttctttcaTCTTCTCACTGCTCACTTCTCGTCAATTAATTTCGTTCTCAGGGCTTCTTGGCTACTCCAACGCCATGTGTTGCTCAACGACGCCGAAGACGCTCAACATTTTTATGAGCcttaacaaatttgtacaaattgtttcgtctgttttttttttttttatgtgtatttagCCGCTGTGTCTTGACCAAATTGGACCACAGCAGCAGTTAGGGCCCCCAAAGCGATCCGATGCGATCCGCTTTCAGGTTAATCGGGAAATAATATGGGAAACTGAGGCCAAAACAATGGCAAGTGGAAAAGTGTTAATGATTATCAAGATTGGAAATGGGTTGGGTTCAACTGCAAACTCTGAAACTGTTTACAACTCATTTGTTCCtttgttgtaatatttaatattttgggggtctataatataaatataatagttCGAATTCTCagttcaaaaatattttaaaaataaagaaatacattttgttttgtggtgaagtagtatttaatttaaaagttgtttttattttataatatgacATCGTTTTTAGGATAtctttaaaatgtttcaatgGTAAACCAATACGTTTCTGATTTTCTTTAGGTaggcacaaaaatatatttatacttctTGAAATGTTGAAGATTCGGGGAATCTAAAgaatcttttaaataattaatataactTGAAGAATGGATTTatgtttcaatttcaaaaaattgttgaatcaGCAATATGGTCAAAACTTCGAAATTATATTGTAAACCTTTTGCTTTCTTggtataaaaagaattgcAAATATTGGAATGAAGATTTGACATCCGACTATTTCCTTAGCAACATCAATTTATTGCATAACAattaagaaaactacagttgagtgtgcttaACTATTGGATACAAgctaaccattttgaatagGAGCAGaagagtgcggtattattgtttaaatataccaaatgaatataccacattaatactaaaacataccaaaggctatatttggtaaattgaatttaaaatattatattattaatatattattcgtaaatataactaaaataaaatcagaaaaaataccaaaacattCCAAAcgctatacttggtatattgataaagtactacattcaaatattaaatattattcgtcaaataaaccaaattagaaatcgcaaaaaatactaaaatataccaaatgctatatttggtatattgataaagtaatacattcaaaatattatattattaatatattattcgtaaatatataccaaaataaaaaccgaaaaatactgaaatataccaaaaactatatttagtattttaaagaagtactacattcaaatattatattattaatatattattcgtaaatatataccaaaataaaaaccgaaaaaatactgaaatacaccgaaaactatatttagtattttaaaaaagtactacattcaaatattaaatattattcgtgaaatataccgaattataaaccacaaaaatactaaaacatactaaatgctatattcggtatattgatttggtactacattcaaaatataccataagcaAAGCAGCTAACGCGTATACAAATGTGATTCCTTCTGATTGAGATGAAATTGAGTAAAGTTGCAAACTGCTTTGCTACAAAATAGACTCATTGAGGCAAGGAGTgcgtttaatttattaacactTTCTTTGCTAAGGCAGAGGCACcgaatgcacacacacacacacacacacacacactgagggAGATGTGTGTAAGTAGTTGCCATTAAATTGAGTTGGCAAACAGTCTCCCGCTTTGTGCCACACCAGAAGGTTTGTCCTTCAGTTTGCTGGTGCAGCGAGTGATAGATAGGCGACTAGCAAGTGGCAAGtcggcaagtggcaagtggcaagcagcaggcggcatgtggcaagtggcaagtggaaCAAGGGGTCAAGTCGACTCAATCAACATGTCGTGGCCATGTCTAAACTGAACAAAGCCGCCTGCCCAACATTTGGCCACAAGTGCAAGCCCGCAAAACTGCAGTTTTGCAGCACAACAGTCGAAAAGTGCAGCAAACAgtgctgagagagagagagggagagagagagagagagagagtggcaCCTCCAGGACCAAAATGGCAACCGTAAATGCAACTCAATCTGTGTCTGCGTCCCCAAAAAAGGGAAGCGACAATGTTTGCTTTAACTAAGTCTGACCAAAACAGAGAAGCGAGGAGGTTGCAAAAGTTGCCCAATCTTCTCATTGCCGTCTGATTAATGGCAACACACTGTCGTGACCTTGTgctgtctgtgtatgtgtatgtgtgtgtgtgtgtgtggatatCCTTTCTGCTCGTTTTTCACAGTTGCATTTTCGCATCTTAATTAAGCCGACACGTTAATGCAgccgtcgcgtcgcgtcgccaATGAGAAg
It encodes the following:
- the LOC132796148 gene encoding probable cytochrome P450 6v1; its protein translation is MVYSTNILLAIVTILTAVFIWSRRTYVYWQRRRVKFVQPTHILGNLKKVLKLEESFALQLRRFYFDDRFRNEPVVGIYLFHQPALLIRDLQLVRTVLVEDFVSFSNRFAKCDMRHDKMGSLNLFFARQPEWREIRTRLSPVFTGAKIKQMFSLMEEIGCDLEWYLKRLTRDLRRGDAARGVIVSIKDVCDLYNTDMIASIAFGLRSYSLRNTQSEIGSHCQDIFKPNVRRIIDFFVIFFLPKLVPLFRSKLFTEPHSEFLRRVIQLVIEERERGGILRNDLIEMLLTLKKEADLQQDKSHFTHHQDFLAAQAASFEVAGIETCSSTMSFALYELAKQPLMQERLRREIRHAFAIAAAHGSHGAGPGLSYELIAGMKYLDMVVEETLRMYPIVPLLERECTPINKKRFYSLRPHAECYARRGMPVFISNLAIHHDSKYWPEPERFDPERFNAENKSNQTPMSYLPFGAGPHHCIGLQIALLQIKLGLIYFLRQHRVEFCDQTVDHISFDAKFALLASEHSIYLKVVDCL